From Tiliqua scincoides isolate rTilSci1 chromosome 2, rTilSci1.hap2, whole genome shotgun sequence, the proteins below share one genomic window:
- the TMT1A gene encoding thiol S-methyltransferase TMT1A: MEKTWLVVLLQLCVQIFAFPVYLLWYLGLWGPFCKKAFPYFMALVTLDYNKKMAGKKQELFSNLMDFAGPAGVLRLLEIGTGTGANFQFYPRGCRITCTDPNPNFNKFLEKSLSENPHLQLESCLVSPGEDLHQIPDASMDVVVCTLVLCSATNPEAVIREALRVLRPGGAFFFLEHVAGAPSSWKLFCQQICDPTWTILFDGCHLTRETWKVLERASFSELKLRHIRAPINLFLLHSHIVGYGVK, from the exons ATGGAAAAAACCTGGTTAGTTGTTCTGCTTCAATTATGTGTCCAGATCTTTGCTTTCCCAGTGTACTTGCTGTGGTACCTGGGTTTATGGGGCCCTTTTTGCAAGAAGGCATTCCCGTATTTCATGGCCCTGGTGACCCTTGATTACAACAAGAAAATGGCTGGTAAGAAGCAGGAGCTTTTCAGCAATCTCATGGACTTTGCAGGCCCCGCAGGGGTGCTCAGGCTGCTGGAGATTGGCACAGGAACAGGGGCCAACTTCCAGTTCTACCCAAGAGGATGCAGAATCACATGTACGGATCCCAACCCCAACTTCAACAAATTTCTTGAGAAGAGCCTGTCTGAGAATCCACATCTGCAGCTGGAGAGCTGCTTGGTCAGCCCAGGGGAAGACTTGCACCAAATACCGGATGCCTCGATGGATGTGGTGGTTTGCACTCTGGTGTTGTGCAGCGCAACAAATCCAGAAGCAGTAATAAGAGAAGCTCTACGAGTGCTGAGACCA GGTGGAGCATTCTTCTTCCTGGAACATGTTGCAGGTGCACCTTCCAGCTGGAAACTCTTCTGCCAGCAAATCTGCGATCCAACGTGGACAATTTTGTTTGATGGATGCCATCTGACCAGAGAAACCTGGAAAGTCTTGGAAAGGGCCAGCTTCTCAGAGCTGAAGTTACGACATATAAGAGCTCCTAtcaatttgttccttcttcactCTCATATTGTAGGTTATGGTGTAAAGTAG